One window of the Branchiostoma lanceolatum isolate klBraLanc5 chromosome 3, klBraLanc5.hap2, whole genome shotgun sequence genome contains the following:
- the LOC136431115 gene encoding leucine-rich repeat-containing protein 4B-like: MMGRLVLCLSVVVLAIITAVSGQARSPCPQGCRCDVPNQIVDCSGNQEMALVPSAQIPIGTRELYLNKTKITNLLRNQFANLVAMSVLDLSYNQLYFIDAGAFFGLGNLAELSLQFNNLTAIPPMFLPRLAKLKLYNNHLVNITAGAFRDLSGLTHLYLSSIPTLNMLHDNAFQGLNNLVLLSIRKNNLKKIPTLQDIPNIVTLDLSVNNFSTIKNTTFRTLNKLKELKLGSCHIESIEVGTFADNYALEKLDLTNNKLDTLPENLFFPFEPSHALDEGLNIALWENPWLCDCNLQWLKDSVDRIGAFDPVTYIPLVCDAPRHFSGKFLEEIPKNQLECGVFITSAVDQSQVVRFGGSLSIDIHAEGKPQPIVRWATPSNAIITAGQTVKGISVSRTGKLTVAKVDASHGGTWRCRADNAKGQYDIVPFKVVVTDIPTKPPPVVVVPPKKPATKAPPKRPAPTRRPAAKPRTTPPKTTTGGKGTATGKGEGTGGIVIDPGSINIKWHDEYDYDDYYNHEYNLEELLGGVFGMFIFMLVVLFIVVCLMKISFRASASVAV, translated from the coding sequence ATGATGGGCAGGCTTGTGCTATGTCTCAGTGTGGTCGTGCTGGCCATAATCACAGCGGTCTCTGGCCAGGCCCGCTCCCCGTGCCCCCAGGGCTGCCGCTGCGACGTCCCTAACCAGATCGTGGACTGCAGCGGGAACCAGGAGATGGCTCTGGTCCCCAGCGCACAGATCCCCATCGGTACCCGCGAGCTGTACCTCAACAAAACCAAGATCACCAACCTCCTCCGCAACCAGTTTGCCAACCTGGTGGCCATGTCCGTGCTGGACCTGAGCTACAACCAGCTGTACTTCATCGACGCGGGGGCGTTCTTCGGCCTGGGGAACCTGGCGGAGTTGTCGCTGCAGTTCAACAACCTGACGGCCATCCCGCCCATGTTCCTGCCGCGCCTGGCCAAGCTCAAGCTCTACAACAACCACCTGGTGAACATCACGGCCGGGGCGTTCCGAGACCTCAGCGGCCTGACCCACCTGTACCTTTCCTCCATCCCGACCCTCAACATGCTCCACGACAACGCCTTCCAGGGACTCAACAACCTTGTCCTCCTCTCCATCAGGAAGAACAACCTCAAGAAGATTCCAACCCTCCAAGACATCCCCAACatcgtgacccttgacctctccGTGAACAACTTTTCCACCATCAAAAACACGACCTTCAGGACCCTCAACAAGCTGAAGGAGCTGAAGCTGGGCAGCTGCCACATCGAGAGCATTGAGGTCGGAACCTTCGCTGACAACTACGCCCTGGAGAAGCTCGACCTGACCAACAATAAGCTGGACACCCTCCCGGAGAACCTCTTCTTTCCATTCGAGCCCTCCCATGCCCTTGATGAAGGTCTGAACATTGCGTTGTGGGAGAACCCCTGGCTGTGTGACTGTAACCTGCAGTGGCTGAAGGACTCGGTGGATCGTATCGGGGCGTTTGACCCGGTAACTTACATCCCGCTGGTCTGCGACGCCCCTCGACACTTCAGCGGTAAATTCCTCGAGGAGATTCCCAAGAACCAGCTGGAGTGTGGTGTCTTCATCACCAGCGCAGTGGACCAGTCCCAAGTGGTCCGGTTTGGAGGCAGTTTGTCCATAGACATTCATGCCGAAGGGAAGCCCCAGCCGATCGTGAGGTGGGCGACTCCCAGCAACGCCATCATCACGGCTGGACAGACCGTCAAGGGCATAAGCGTCAGCAGGACCGGGAAACTGACCGTGGCGAAGGTGGACGCTTCCCATGGCGGGACCTGGCGATGCCGTGCCGACAACGCTAAAGGTCAGTACGACATCGTACCCTTCAAGGTCGTCGTGACGGACATCCCCACTAAACCTCCTCCAGTTGTCGTCGTCCCCCCGAAGAAGCCGGCCACCAAAGCCCCACCCAAACGCCCTGCACCGACCAGACGTCCTGCTGCCAAGCCACGCACCACTCCACCCAAGACTACCACCGGGGGCAAGGGGACTGCTACGGGCAAGGGGGAGGGGACCGGAGGCATCGTCATCGACCCGGGGAGCATCAACATCAAGTGGCACGACGAGTACGACTACGACGACTACTACAACCACGAGTACAACCTGGAGGAACTACTAGGGGGCGTCTTTGGCATGTTCATCTTCATGCTGGTTGTTCTGTTCATTGTAGTCTGTTTGATGAAGATTTCCTTCAGGGCCAGTGCCAGTGTGGCTGTGTGA